In one bacterium genomic region, the following are encoded:
- a CDS encoding ABC transporter ATP-binding protein: MMGAFLRGRQLSKRYGPIHALRGVDLSVARGGSLVLLGPNGAGKSTLLGILAGRIRPTEGSVVLEGGEIRSGTAARTRTGYLAHASLLYPGLTALENLRFTGQLYGVKTPLARAEELLDFVGLTRRGDDRVGGFSRGMQQRLSIARALVHDPELILLDEPFSGLDYHSSRSFADDLAHLRDGRRTIVVATHDMDAVSIMGEDVAVMDRGRIVHLGAAPEDVRGLYTGLLGQEGS; encoded by the coding sequence ATGATGGGAGCCTTCCTGAGAGGTCGACAGCTCAGTAAACGGTACGGCCCCATCCACGCCCTGCGGGGAGTGGACCTATCCGTGGCCAGGGGGGGGTCCCTGGTCCTTCTCGGCCCGAACGGGGCAGGAAAGAGTACCCTGCTGGGCATTCTCGCCGGTCGGATCAGGCCCACGGAGGGTTCCGTTGTCCTGGAGGGCGGCGAGATCCGGTCCGGCACTGCGGCACGGACCAGGACCGGCTACCTGGCACACGCCTCCCTCCTCTACCCTGGATTGACTGCCCTGGAGAACCTCCGGTTCACAGGTCAGCTTTACGGGGTCAAAACTCCTTTGGCACGGGCCGAGGAGCTCCTCGATTTCGTGGGGCTGACCAGGCGCGGGGACGATCGGGTGGGAGGCTTTTCCCGGGGCATGCAGCAGCGCCTTTCCATCGCGAGGGCCCTGGTCCACGACCCCGAGCTTATCCTCCTCGACGAACCGTTCTCGGGCCTGGACTACCACTCTTCCCGGTCCTTTGCCGACGACCTGGCCCATCTCAGGGACGGCAGGAGAACCATTGTCGTTGCCACCCACGACATGGATGCGGTGAGCATCATGGGGGAGGATGTCGCTGTCATGGACCGGGGCCGGATCGTTCACCTGGGAGCGGCTCCCGAAGACGTCAGGGGGCTGTACACGGGCCTGCTCGGTCAGGAGGGGTCGTGA
- a CDS encoding heme exporter protein CcmB, with translation MRVALAIFRKDLALEFRGGEVVVTLAVFSFLILTLFSFTAVPGSRAPREMAPGIFWIACLFAGILGLGRNFDRERENSCFTALLLAPCDRVQVYLGKCFSTLAFMVLFQAALWPLFGVLYGYSPVRGAVTAWMGILLGDIGFVALGVILSAVTIHVRGREIILPLLLLPLCLPVLVGGVRIISLAVEGAPFGGAALWMGRLAAFDVIFLVLGSLLFPLVVEE, from the coding sequence GTGAGGGTCGCCCTGGCTATCTTCCGCAAGGACCTCGCCCTGGAGTTCCGTGGAGGAGAGGTCGTGGTTACCCTGGCGGTCTTCTCCTTCCTGATCCTGACCCTTTTCTCTTTCACGGCGGTGCCGGGGTCCCGGGCGCCGAGGGAGATGGCGCCCGGAATCTTCTGGATCGCCTGCCTCTTCGCCGGCATCCTCGGCCTGGGAAGGAACTTCGACCGGGAGCGGGAGAACAGCTGCTTCACGGCTCTCCTGCTGGCGCCTTGTGACCGTGTCCAGGTCTACCTTGGGAAATGTTTTTCAACCCTGGCTTTCATGGTCCTCTTTCAGGCGGCCCTGTGGCCGCTGTTCGGCGTTCTTTACGGTTACAGCCCCGTCAGGGGGGCAGTAACCGCGTGGATGGGGATACTCCTCGGGGATATCGGATTTGTGGCCCTGGGGGTCATCCTATCGGCGGTCACCATCCACGTGCGGGGCAGGGAGATCATCCTCCCCCTCCTCCTGTTGCCCCTCTGCCTGCCGGTCCTGGTGGGAGGGGTCCGGATCATCTCCCTTGCCGTGGAAGGCGCGCCCTTCGGCGGGGCCGCTCTCTGGATGGGGCGTCTTGCGGCCTTCGATGTGATCTT